Below is a genomic region from Pedobacter cryoconitis.
CATCTTTACACTTCTGGCTATTAATATCATAGATAAAGTGGGCAGAAAAACACTAATGTTCATTGGGTCTGTCGGGCTTATTGTTTCATTGGCTCTTATTGCATTTACGTTTCTGGGCACGAAATCCAGTGGCTTTCAGATTCCAGTATATGTGATGCTTTTTATTGCTTTTTTTGCTTTTTCGCAAGGTGCCGTTATCTGGGTCTTCATTTCGGAGATCTTTCCAAACCAGGTACGCGCAAAAGGACAGACTCTGGGAAGCTCTACGCATTGGGTCATGGCAGCGTTGATTGCATTCTGCTTTCCTTATCTGGCAGAATCTTTTGGCGGCGCTAATATCTTTTTCTTCTTCTGTGCGATGATGGTATTACAGTTAATATTTGTCTGGAGAATGATGCCTGAAACAAAGGGTCAGTCTTTGGAGCAGATAGAAACTGGAATTGTAATGCATTAACAACTAAACCAAACAATTAAACCAAATTATAAATCTTATGAGAATATTTTACCTCACCTGGCTCTTTGTCCTGGTGGCGATTGGCTTGGCATTGGGCCAGACCAGGGCTATCAGCGGAGTCGTTACCGATAGTGAGTCTGTTCCTCTGGAAGCAGTCACCGTTGTTGTAGCCGGTACACAGAAAATTGTCAGAACCGATGCTAATGGAGCATTCAGAATCGAAGTTGCTGCCGGGCAGTCTTTACGGTTCATTTATATCGGTGCCGATCCATTGATCTACCAGATAAATGCAGAATCTGCCAATTTAAAGATCAAATTAGGTATTTCGATCAACAAGCTCAACGAAGTCGTTGTAACCGGTTACCAAAAAGAACGCAAGAAAGATATAACCGGTGCAGTAAACGTTGTTGATGTTGCCAAAATAAAGGATATTCCATCCGGAAATGCAGTGAAGTCGCTTCAAGGCCGGGTACCTGGCGTACTGATTACAACAGATGGTTCACCAACCGGGCAGGCAACCGTCAGAATTCGTGGAATTGGTACTTTAGGTAATAATGATCCATTGTATGTCATAGATGGTGTTCCAACCAAAAATGGTATGGAACAGCTCAATCAAAGCGATATAGAATCTATCCAGGTGCTTAAAGATGCATCATCAGCCACCATATATGGTTCTAGAGCTGCTAATGGAGTAATTATTATTACGACAAAAAAGGCAAAGAAGGGCTACTCGAAGGTCGATTTTAATGCATCTGCTTCCATCCAGAATTATGCGACGAAATTAAAAACCCTGAATGCAGAAGAAAGGGGAAGAGCTTACTGGCAAGCCTCTATCAATGATAAGGTCAATCCTAATAATAATCAGATCTATCAATATGATTGGAACAATAATTTTAACAACCCGGTATTAAACAGCGTAATTTTTCCAGAATATATTGATGCTGCTAAAACTATGAAGTCTGCAGATACGCACTGGTTTGATGAAATTTCCCAAAACTCAATCATTCAGTCTTATGATGCCACAGTTTCCAATGGCGGAGAAAAAGGAAACAGCCTTTTTTCAATTGGTTATTATGATAACAAGGGTATTGTCAGGAAATCAAGAAGCCAGAAATATACCGCCAGATTTAATTCTGATTACAATTACCTGGATAACAAACTGAAAATTGGTGAGAATTTTTCGGTCAGCTACATTAAAAATGCACTTATTCCATCGAGTGACATTCTTTTTGCCTCGCTTGTTCAACAGCCTGTTGTTCCTGTACATACTGTAACAGGTGGTTGGGGAGGTCCTGCTGCGGGTATGACCGATAGACAGAATCCTGTAAGGCTAATTGAGGACAATACACAGAATAGCTTCAACTTCTTCAGACTTTTCGGAAATGCATATGCAGATTATCAGCTCATCCCTGGTTTAAACTTCAGAACCAATTTTGGAGTAGATTATAACGGTACTTACCAGAGGTTACTTAAAAAATCCTATACTTCTGGCTTTTTATCTGATCCGGCTAACCAGGTGAGCAATTCTCAAGCCTACCAGGGTAATGTGATCTGGCAGAATACCTTAAATTATAAGGTTACCCATGAAAAACATAATATTGAAGTTTTGCTTGGTCAGGAATACATTAAAAACATTAACCAGGAATTTTCTGCAAGCAGACAAGGCCTTGCACTTGAAACTATTGATTATGCCTATCTCAATGCAGGCACAACGAATACGCTGAATGGTGGAAGTGGTGCAGGAAACAGGTTATTGTCCTATTTTGGAAAAGCCAATTACAGTTATAACGATAGATACATTGCGTCTGTTACCTTAAGAAGAGATGGGTCTTCGCGTTTCGGTAAAGAAAACCGTTATGGCATATTTCCTGCATTCTCGATGGGCTGGAGATTGAGTGAGGAGAAATTTATAAAGGATCTTGGTCTGTTCTCTGATCTGAAACTCAGATATGGCTGGGGCCGTTCAGGAAATCAGGAAATACCAAATAATGCAACGCTTTCCCTGTATTCAGCTATTTATGGTACCGATCCGACATGGGATTTTGATCGTGGGACTGCATATGATATTAAAGGAGCAGGTACTGGTCAGCTTCCTTCCGGCTTTACTTCAATCCAGCAAGGGAACGACAAGCTGAAATGGGAATCACTGAGAGAGTCTAATTTTGGCGTTGACTTTGGCCTTTGGAACAATAAGGTTACAGGTTCAATTGATTATTTTATCAAAAAAACATCAGATATCCTGATCAGTCCGTCTTAT
It encodes:
- a CDS encoding SusC/RagA family TonB-linked outer membrane protein, yielding MRIFYLTWLFVLVAIGLALGQTRAISGVVTDSESVPLEAVTVVVAGTQKIVRTDANGAFRIEVAAGQSLRFIYIGADPLIYQINAESANLKIKLGISINKLNEVVVTGYQKERKKDITGAVNVVDVAKIKDIPSGNAVKSLQGRVPGVLITTDGSPTGQATVRIRGIGTLGNNDPLYVIDGVPTKNGMEQLNQSDIESIQVLKDASSATIYGSRAANGVIIITTKKAKKGYSKVDFNASASIQNYATKLKTLNAEERGRAYWQASINDKVNPNNNQIYQYDWNNNFNNPVLNSVIFPEYIDAAKTMKSADTHWFDEISQNSIIQSYDATVSNGGEKGNSLFSIGYYDNKGIVRKSRSQKYTARFNSDYNYLDNKLKIGENFSVSYIKNALIPSSDILFASLVQQPVVPVHTVTGGWGGPAAGMTDRQNPVRLIEDNTQNSFNFFRLFGNAYADYQLIPGLNFRTNFGVDYNGTYQRLLKKSYTSGFLSDPANQVSNSQAYQGNVIWQNTLNYKVTHEKHNIEVLLGQEYIKNINQEFSASRQGLALETIDYAYLNAGTTNTLNGGSGAGNRLLSYFGKANYSYNDRYIASVTLRRDGSSRFGKENRYGIFPAFSMGWRLSEEKFIKDLGLFSDLKLRYGWGRSGNQEIPNNATLSLYSAIYGTDPTWDFDRGTAYDIKGAGTGQLPSGFTSIQQGNDKLKWESLRESNFGVDFGLWNNKVTGSIDYFIKKTSDILISPSYLAVLGDGGNSYSNGASLQNKGLDAIITYEDKIGSDFSFNLTGNFSLYRNKVTYLPKDILASYPGNGTDKNVLGRPINSYFGYVADGLFTSQAEVDAYASQPGKGLGRIKYKDLNGDGVINDLDRDFIGSNSPKFTYGLNVSLTYKNFDMSFFFQAVNVEVMNEFKTYTDFSSLWTGTNWGSRTLDAWTPANPNSTIPALTLVDRNNEGRSSTYFIENGSYLKLRNLQIGFNLKKALNMKIQNLRVYIQGSNLLTIKSKSFTGTDPEIPNYGFPVPIVGTIGLNITL